The following proteins are encoded in a genomic region of Cryptomeria japonica chromosome 11, Sugi_1.0, whole genome shotgun sequence:
- the LOC131051382 gene encoding sucrose synthase 2, with protein sequence MADLAQQYASMADRLPEALKQNRYMLRRCFTSFTSQGKRILQQKQLYSEIETIIGDAEERRNLEEGLFGQILRCTQEVVIVPPFIGLALRRKPGFWEYVRVNASDLSIEKLTVTEYLQLKECLADERWAKDDFALELDFEPFSASVPRMKRPSSIGNGFQFLSRHLTSRLGRDLENMQPLLDILQGCNYHGEKLMVTEKIDSMSKLREVLLKAEDILSDLQKDVVYEEFAHRLQDLGLEKGWGDNAHHALDTIHLLLDILQAPDHITLQNFLGKIPTIFSVVIFSPHGYFGQADVLGLPDTGGQVVYILDQVKALEEELLIRIKKQGLEITPQILVVTRLIPEAQGTKCNQRIEKVLNTQYSKILRVPFKTEKGVLRKWVSRFDVWPYLEKFAEDSSNEIVEELHGKPDLIIGNYSDGNMVASLVASKLGIVQCNIAHALEKTKYAGSDLFWTKFDEKYHFSCQFTADILAMNRADFIITSTYQEIAGSKDSVGQYESHGAFTLPGEYRVVSGIDVFNPKFNIVSPGADMTIYFPYTDKHRRITSFHESIEELLFTADQNDAHIGYLSDKKKPIIFSMARLDRVKNMTGLVEWFGKNNRLRNLVNLVVVAGFIDPSKSKDREEIAEIEKMHGLIKQYNLNGQFRWICSQTDRVRNGELYRYIADTKGAFIQPALYEAFGLTVIEAMTCGLPTFATCKGGPAEIIIDGVSGFHIDPHNGDETSEKIANFFQKCKTDPNFWNVVSNAGLQRIYESYTWKIYAEKLINLTALYGFWKHISKQGQHESKRYMDMFYILKYRELVKNVPVVKEEGFQTLGVELKKSATEDLKDNKLDGNTGGKSRIKRILTSYLYQCGAPAPERNN encoded by the exons ATGGCCGACCTTGCACAACAATATGCGAGCATGGCAGATAGGCTACCAGAGGCATTGAAGCAGAACAGATATATGCTTCGCAGGTGTTTTACAAG CTTTACATCACAAGGTAAAAGGATTCTACAACAAAAGCAATTATACAGTGAGATTGAAACAATTATAGGCGATGCCGAGGAAAGAAGGAATCTTGAGGAAGGGTTGTTTGGTCAAATCTTGCGGTGCACACAG GAGGTGGTCATTGTGCCACCATTCATTGGTTTGGCATTACGAAGAAAACCTGGGTTTTGGGAGTATGTTCGTGTCAATGCCTCTGACCTTTCCATAGAAAAGCTTACAGTAACAGAGTACCTGCAGCTAAAAGAGTGCCTTGCAGATGAGCGGTG GGCCAAGGATGACTTTGCATTGGAACTGGATTTTGAACCCTTCAGTGCATCAGTTCCTCGTATGAAAAGGCCCTCATCAATTGGCAACGGATTTCAATTTCTGAGCAGACATTTGACTTCACGACTGGGTCGCGACCTAGAAAACATGCAACCCTTACTGGACATTTTGCAGGGATGCAATTATCATGGAGAG AAACTTATGGTCACTGAGAAGATTGATAGCATGTCCAAACTTCGAGAAGTGCTACTTAAGGCAGAGGATATATTGTCCGACCTCCAAAAGGATGTTGTATATGAGGAATTTGCTCACAG GTTGCAAGACCTTGGACTTGAGAAGGGATGGGGAGATAATGCACATCATGCACTTGATACGATACATTTACTCTTGGATATCCTACAGGCACCTGATCATATTACTTTGCAAAATTTTCTAGGAAAAATACCCACTATATTCAGTGTGGTAATATTTTCACCCCACGGTTACTTTGGCCAAGCAGATGTTCTGGGATTACCAGACACTGGTGGACAG GTTGTGTATATATTGGATCAAGTCAAGGCATTAGAAGAAGAACTACTTATTAGAATTAAGAAGCAGGGGCTGGAAATTACACCTCAAATATTAGTG GTTACTCGACTTATCCCAGAGGCGCAGGGTACTAAATGTAACCAGAGAATTGAAAAAGTACTTAACACACAATATTCAAAAATATTGCGAGTACCTTTCAAAACGGAGAAAGGGGTTCTACGTAAATGGGTTTCTAGATTTGATGTTTGGCCTTATCTTGAAAAATTTGCAGAG GATTCTTCAAATGAAATTGTTGAGGAGTTGCATGGGAAGCCAGACCTAATTATTGGAAATTATAGTGATGGGAATATGGTGGCTTCTTTGGTCGCAAGTAAACTGGGGATTGTTCAG TGCAACATAGCACATGCTTTGGAGAAGACCAAATATGCAGGTTCTGATCTATTTTGGACAAAATTTGATGAGAAGTATCACTTTTCATGTCAATTCACTGCCGATATTCTTGCAATGAATCGTGCCGATTTCATCATTACAAGCACATACCAAGAAATTGCAGGAAG CAAAGACAGCGTTGGTCAATATGAAAGCCATGGGGCCTTCACACTCCCCGGTGAATACCGAGTAGTTTCTGGCATTGATGTTTTCAATCCCAAATTCAACATTGTATCACCTGGAGCAGATATGACCATCTATTTTCCCTACACAGACAAACATCGGCGCATTACTTCTTTCCACGAATCCATTGAAGAACTCTTGTTCACTGCAGACCAAAATGATGCACACAT AGGTTATCTCAGTGACAAAAAGAAGCCAATCATCTTCTCCATGGCAAGACTGGATAGAGTGAAAAATATGACAGGtctggttgagtggtttggaaagaACAATAGGCTGAGGAACCTAGTGAATCTTGTTGTAGTTGCTGGTTTTATTGACCCCTCAAAATCAAAAGACAGGGAAGAAATTGCAGAAATTGAAAAAATGCATGGCCTTATTAAGCAGTATAATTTAAATGGTCAGTTCCGTTGGATATGTTCTCAGACTGACAGAGTAAGGAATGGAGAACTTTACCGGTACATTGCGGATACAAAGGGTGCTTTTATACAG CCTGCTCTTTACGAGGCTTTTGGGCTTACTGTAATTGAGGCAATGACATGTGGCCTGCCAACATTTGCCACTTGTAAGGGTGGCCCTGCTGAGATTATTATTGATGGTGTTTCTGGATTCCATATTGACCCCCATAATGGGGATGAAACTAGTGAGAAGATTGCAAACTTTTTCCAAAAATGCAAAACAGACCCAAACTTTTGGAATGTAGTATCAAATGCAGGGCTTCAACGTATATATGAAAG CTACACATGGAAGATTTATGCAGAAAAGTTAATAAATTTGACAGCATTGTATGGGTTTTGGAAACACATATCAAAGCAGGGGCAGCACGAGTCAAAGCGTTATATGGATATGTTTTACATTCTCAAGTATAGAGAATTA GTTAAAAACGTGCCTGTAGTAAAAGAGGAAGGATTTCAAACACTAGGAGTAGAACTGAAGAAAAGTGCAACAGAGGATCTGAAAGATAACAAACTTGATGG AAATACAGGTGGCAAATCTCGCATCAAAAG GATTCTTACATCCTACCTTTATCAATGTGGAGCACCAGCACCAGAAAGAAACAATTGA